A region of the Mytilus galloprovincialis chromosome 1, xbMytGall1.hap1.1, whole genome shotgun sequence genome:
TGATCTCAATCGacatttattgtcaattttttagtgtaaatcaagatatgaggaGACTAAACTGAGTGTGATGTCCCCTTTATGTCAAGTTCGATCGGCTAGATGCATTCAAcatattcaacaaattttatatattcagTAAAGTGGAATAGGGAGTTAAATGATATTTCTAGCTTTTTCATCCTTCTAAGAAGCACCCGAATTAACGTATTCATATCTGTTTCATATTATCTTTGAAGAAGTAGTGCCAAAAGAACAAGCCCAGTTTGAAAACTGATAAAAtagatttatataataatttgaaagaaaaaaatcgagGTGCAGTAGGAAGAACATTCCACATCTACTCCgtgtttttgtttgatgtatttctatttttatccatctgatgagttattTCTTTTTAGTCCTATTCCTTCAAATATTCTTATATTCAAATATGCGATAtagttatatgtatatatattcgatatatacgatactgttgtcatgtcAATAAGGATAACATTGTTTTggtattatttattcattcattgttAGTTTTCATCGGAAATGaatacatttattctaaaaccagttgttggcatgatacgggttatgttcttctcgtatattttatgatggtatgatactcaacccctaacaggagggaatgtgcttgattttcatatgatgaagacagcCTCTGTCAATCAGATAATTTGAGGTTTgaagctgacatgtcagttactgctagtagtccttttttaatttttgtaatattgtcaatttgcttagtttcttttgttacttactctgacatcggactcggacttctttgaaactaaattttaatgtgcgtattgctatgtgtttctttattctacatttacTAGAGGTACAGGCGGAGAGTTGAGATctgacaaaacatgtttaacctcgccacatgtTTTGCGCTTGTCactagtcaggagcctctggtcttgtgaggttttttttaattttcgttcaTTTATGTTTTGGGGTTACGTATGCAGTCCATTTTCAGTAAAACATTACACTCTTTTTTATGTGTCAGCTGAGAGGCCAACCTCCAGGTGTGTGATTTTCTCGCTTGGTTGATGACTCACTGATCGCcttcgtctgttgtctgctcATTGaccgggttgttgtctgttttacAGATTCCCAATTTcctttttatcaaattatgtgTTGGTTGATGCTTTATGATAATAAATagaccttttttttaaatgttaattcaTATCGACATTACTTTATTAAACTTTAACCAATTGAATCTCTCTACACCCACTTTTATTCAAACTCTCTGATAATTACATACCTGTATGTAGCATAGGTGATAAAATTGTATGTAAAACTTCGAAAGAACTCATTAGAACGTAGAATGTTTAAAAGAAAGGTGCCACTAACGACATTTGAAAGCAACAATGAAAATATCAGGTATGTTGATAATAAACATACTAAATTCTAAGTTAAAATATATTccactttaattttgtttcaagTAATAAACCTACTAAATTTTTAGTGAAAGAAAATtctacactatttttttttttattaatgagcGTAACTGTTATCCCAATAGCACCACTGTGACAGTTTTGCTTAGTAGTAAATcttttcgtttgatttttttttttgcgtttgtcatttcgggacctttaaTAACTTAATATGAGGAATTagttttgctcattgatgaaggccgtacgataaACTATAGTTGCTTTAATTTTTCCGAtgcatcttatttttatatagtatGATTTCAAGTTCAATAGACTATAGGGacctttcaaaacaaatataaccTAGGTATCGTCTTATATATAAAATACtcaattttacttttgaataatatCATATTATATCTTCTGTTTTATTTCTCATTTGTAGTTTGCACAAAAATAACTGCTTCCTTTTTTATTGCAGTAAAGTACCATTATCAAACATCTTCGCAGTAAATGAAACTTTGAATGGTAAGAGCATTATGTTCATAacgtttttaaaatgtttattatttgatGTCATAACTTTCGTCtgatgtacatttatgtttacCCCTGTTTCATTAGACATTGTTAATCTATTGTTTGTTACTTGAATTTCGTTGTCCGTCTTCCTCCttcagtaaattttaacaaaaattagtAGTGATATATGTAAGGACCTTTATATCGTCATTTCCTTGAATGAAAAACATGGATTCGAACCAATATTAGGACTGCAGGgcaaaatgtttgaaaacttCAGGAGATAGATAATTGGAAATCCGTCTACAAACGATTTGCATTTATTGTTGATCGGATGATAAACCTGGTTCTTCATCTTTAAACCTTATTTAATTCCCTTTCCTCTGCTTGGCTTTATCTACTTGTGCTCAACAAATAAACCTCAATTGATTTCGATCGTAAGTCTCTGGATTGGGATCTTTTTATTCTAATCTGCTAATACGCTGAGATCTTTTAACCCTCAAACTATAAGGATAAATACAACTGAAAGATTTATAGTTGGGGACACACTTTAAAAGATTTACAATTTTCGCGGTAGACTGTATATAGTTTTTGTGATCTTATGTTGTTGTTAATTGCCTCCTTTTATTCGTTGAAAAACTTCATTACATggtaatgaaaattttaaaccaatGACCGAAGAAGATATAATGGTTTCTTTTAGATATGGTTAGTACATTGTTAATAttctcaaatatgtttatttcatttcagTTACACTTGACATACACATCAGAAACTTCGATTTGACAAAGACAATAGAGCTCTCAGATACAATAAAAATTGCCGAATACAACCCTGTGGCAGTTGGTATGATATGCATGGGTATACTCGTAGTAGTTTTCCTTATATTTGCTTGGTGGTTTCTAAAGACAAAGTCCTCGGAAACCTTCGACACAACTTATacaatttctgtaagtataaATTGCCCGCACAGATGCGgataatttaaacaaataaattataaatgcCATCGTCTAGTATAATTTGCGGAGTGTGGCAGATAATTCATGCGATGGCATTTTATTGTAATTTACAAGGATGCAACTATAAAGTCTTATATAATGTAAAGTATCTATATAGTGTAAAGTATCTATATAATGTAAAGTATCTATATAATGTAAAGTATCTATATAATGTAAATAATGTAAAGTATCTATATAATGTAAAGTGTCTATATAATGTAAAGTATCTATATAATGTAAAGTGTCTATATAATGTGAAGTATCTATATAATGTAAAGTATCTATATAATGTAAAGTATCTATATAATGTAAAGTATCTATATAAAGTATCTATATAATGTAAAGTATCTATATAAAGTATCTATATAATGTAAAGTATCTACATAATGTAAAGTATCTATATAATGTGAAGTATCTATATAATGTAAAGTATCTATATAATGTAAAGTATCTATATAATGTGATCAGTCTGTGATATGATGTTTAATATTTATAACGGACTGTCATAACACACAGGagtaaacatatttgtattgtctTGCTAAAATAAATATAGGTCATCAGAGCTCCCAGTTAATGCGACACAAAATATTTGATGGTCACACTTTTTTGACTTGAAGACCCCACGAATTTGATTTTGGAATTGCCTAAGACTAACTTTGTTGAAGACTGAACTGATTTGTAAGTGTTCTCACTACTACGTTAAGAAAAATATCACAAAACGTTGTTTTAGAAGAAGACCAAACTTTAGCTCCTAGGAAAACCTGACATTGACAAACAAATTCTAATAGAGATATTTACATACGGAAATAGTAGTTTATATTTCTTAACGGCAATTAAAATCAATTTGTTTGTAATCAGATGAAAGGACATGGAGAAGCTTTCTTCTCCGATATTAATCATGGTAATTTTATTTGGGTGTAAAAGTGCTGACCAAACCACATTTTGCAGGAAGCGcggaattattttttgtaaagttgtCGCAAAAATCAGTATTTTGCGTTTTATTGACAGATACTATAGCCAGTTCGACATATATGTTTACAATGCCTCGTTACTGTTGTCTGACAAAAAATGATTGATTTCTATGTAATTATTAGATATTGGTACTTTCTATTTGCCCCATTATGATATGAGTAGACTGAGATGTACTGTTTACGTCGATGAGATAGTAGCAGAACAACTCAATCAAATTTGAAAATCTACAGCACTTTGTCTACACAATAATTTATCTTGATATCTTTTATTTTGCAGGAGTTTCCCAAAAATAACCAAAAGCAAAGCAGTCATGTGCGGGGGCAACATGAAAGTGAGAGTTCTTTTCGCCTtctaaatgaaacaaatatacaAGTGTCGGAAAAGAAACTGAACATTTAATATTACTTCAATGGTGCTATGTGACCTTTTGTGCTGTAGTTCATAAATTTGGAATTTGATTTACTTTTTTCATTGAtatgtatattaaaataattaaaatttgcaTAGCtgtaaacaaatttataaaatactATATCATAACTTAAGGCTTAGTTTGCGGTCAGTATTCAGACTTTGCATTCGAGAGCAATACACTAACGATACTTATAGATCCTCGCATCCTCGTCCTTCGATCCCTTGTTAGTAGTTTTCTCATCATTCtgcatctccttatctttatattgaTTGCAGGGTTTGTTACTCATGTGTGGATTTAGTAGAATGCGGCCTTGTGCTTGAATTGGTTGTTTGCTAGTGTAAGAGTTGTCttcttttgttttataatgatATTGTTCGGTTTCTTAATATTTATTACCATGCATTATCTTTTCTTCTTTCcttaaaaattcatatatatcGTGTGtgtatcttatataaaaataaggagatgtggtatgatggctaatgagacaactatccaccaaagttcaaatgatttGGATATGTTTGTTAAATGGTTTCTATATGTGTTTGGTCAGTTTTAACAGCGTCAATAATGAGTCtagtgtagacgaaacgcgcgtttggcgtaaatacaaaattttatcctggtatctgtgatgagtttatttacagtttTTATTAGAGTTCGTCGACTGCATAACGTACATATTTTCTACTTTTTCCGTACTTATGATTTAAtgaaacaatggaaattaaccaTCTAATTATCCACAAATATTCCGTGCTATCCCAGGAAGTGACATAACTTCGTAAATACaacatttcaatcctggtatctatgatgagtttatttacaaccactgggtcgatgccactgctggtggagttttaattcctcGAGGTTATCacaagctcagtagtcagcacttctatgctgacatgaattatcattgatatggtcatatttataaattaactgtttacaaaacttttgaatttttgaaatactaaggcttttctaccccaggagtaaattaccttagttgtatttggtaaaacttaggaattttggtcctcaatgatcttcaacttcgcactttatttggcctttttaactttttggattcgagcgtaactggttagtcttttgtagacgaaaagcacATCTGgcgaaaataaaaatttaatcctggtatctatgatgagtatataAACACTAAGACTCTCATCTGAAAACTTTAATTAACAGACATACTAGATTTATCCAAACCAGCTGTAAATGTAAGTGTGATATTTGTCTAACTTTGATAATGTAGGCGATTATTTATATCCTAGTTCTCAAAGTCTAAGATCTTACTAATGAAATAAGCTGTTGAACTTTGAGTCTAGGCACGTAAGCAACTGATAATTCAATATTAACAAAGACAAAAAGCGAAACCTCTATAAAATGTCAAGGACTGAAGGGATGATATCATGCTACCAACTCGAACAATTTTAATGCTTctgatatttgaataaagtttaacttttttttttatttttaggtgTGAGGTCAGGCTTCAGTAACTATCTACAACTTTTACTTTAAAAAGGTTGATCTTTCAGCTTTATTAAAACCGTCCTACATACAGTGGAATGTTTTGTTACCTTCGTCTAGTAAAACACCACTTGCACCCATGAACATAATTCGCTCTAGAAGTCTGAACCAAGGGGTAATAATTACAGAAGATATACTGTCAATGGGATAAGAGTGGAATTTTCACGCCACTACAAACATTCCCAGCGATTTGCATATACAATTGTTTGTAAACATCTTACAAGAGGAGCGTATGCAAATCTCATACAAACGAAAACGGATGTAAACTCCCTAGCCGTAGCAAAAGACTGGTTTTCAAGCTAAAATGTAGAAATCTGAAGAGAAAAAAACGAACTCTGCGCAAATTAAAAACGTATATTcgcttatcaaatagcaaaatcaacatctcaaacacatcaaacaaatggataacaactgtcatatttctgaattggtacagacattttcttctGTAGAAGATGGTGGATTAAATATGGATATATAGCTAGCAAAaccgctcacttgtatgacagctgcttaaaatttcattatattgacaacgatgtgtgaaaaaacAAACgaacataatagataaaaatgtaaaaataagggTACAACAAATATAGCAGTGCCCTTCTTAAAGGttcaatgtaaataaaattgagaaaggaaatggtgaatatgtcaaagcgacaaccacccgaccatagagcaaacaacagccgaaggcaaccaatgggtcttcaatgtagcgaggattcccgcacccgtaggtgtccttcagctggcccctaaaatatgcataatagtacagtgataatggacgtcatactaaactccgaattatacacaagaaactaaaatttaaaatcatacaagactaacaaaggccagaggctcctgacttgggacaggcgcaaaattgcggcggggttaaacatgtttatgagatctcaaccctccccctatacctctagccaatgtagaaaagtaaacgcataacaatacgcacattaaaattcagttcaagagaagtccgagtctgatgtcaaaagatgtaacaaaagaaaataaataaaatgacaataatacataaataacaacagactactagcagttaactgacaagccagctccagacctcaattaaactgattgaaagattatgtcttcatcatatgaatatcaggtacaatccctcccgttaggggtttagtatcatactatcataaaatatatgagaagaacataacccgtgtcatgccaacaactgtttttttagaaataaatgtgtttagttccgatgcaaagaccctatcagtgaatcaatgttaaagccaaaatatgcaatctttaatgacctgacaacagtatcgtaactatatccccttttaataagtctatttaaaggttttgttagtttctgaggagaatactgacatttttgtgctttataaagaatatttccataaaattttggatgtgaaatacctgaacgtataagatgtctgcatgttgagttatatttacgaattatttccttataccggtgataaaatttagtaaatgttttgaccagtttgtgatatcgaaaaccctggtgtaataatttttcagtaatacataaatttctctcgctaaaatctaatacattgttacatacacgagcgaatcgtacaagttgaaatatataaacaccataagatggtgacaagggaacgtcaccatctaaaaatggataattaacaataggaaatgaaaaatcatctcttttatcataaatttttgtattaagcttcccgtttatgatatagatatcaagatcgaggaaagggcagtggtcattgttatcattagctttatttaaagtaagttctacaggataaatttctttagtatacatactgaagtcgtcattatttagagccaatatatcatccaaatatctaaaagtattgttaaatctttgtatcaaatgttgttttgatgggtctttgctaattttagtcataaattataactcataacaatacaaaaacaggtccgcaataagtggtgcacagttagtccccattggaattccaataacttgacgatatacggaatctccaaagcgaacaaaaatgttatcaagtaaaaattcaagtgcataaatagtatcaaagcatgtccaattgacatagttcttttgtttattgctactaaaaaatgatcttaaagagtttgaacatatgtactcgcattccgactttttaaatgccgagttaattagggatgtgaattttttcttaataagaatatgaggcaaagtggtatatagggtagaaaaatcaaaactttgaacagattcaaaatcaccaatatatgcattcaatttatcaagtacttccaacgagtttttgacactccaaaagtaattaattccactattttcaaaggccttatttgaacaatttattatcaggttttttattgtaccaagtgtactagtaagtaaaacagacaatttagtagttgaacaatggctggaagatgaaataaatctatatttgtaaggttttttgtgcagcttcggaagccagtacatagttgggactttcattgtgtttggttctgcttgtaaagaagtagctaaaagtttatgtttgttacagatgtcgttttctgaaaatcaagtcagttggaatgttggtgaattcgtgatttccttttgcagaacctctatataaaatttacgtcaaacaataatgatattattagcagctttatcagccgggacaaaaacaaattccttggctagttctgttagtttatttttgatacgcgaaatagggtttttatagtttttgttgagggtaaaatgttctttaaaatgttgtattcgaatatcaactatcttcattactgaattaaaaaaagagtccaaagattttttgtcagctttttcccgttttacccatttcaaacagtaggcgcggagtgagtcgttgatgatattacgacactcattccagttaataaaAACCCATCCAATGCAAAACTTGAACCAGATACAATTgactttttctttattaaaagCTGCATGTCTAATATCATAATGTAAATGTGCATATGCCTacttaaaacaccaacaatcatcACGAAATCAGCCCGTCATCAAGATACCTTGTAATACCTTGAACTTGCAAAGGGAGTCTTATAACATTTTCATATCTAAAAGAGGGACaatagataccagagggacagtcaaacacataaattgaaaatgaactaacaacgccatggctttaaatgaaaaaaaagcacTGCGAAGACCGAAAAGCAAATTAagctaaaaatacaaaaaaaaatcgtttgtTTTCAAAAAAGATATACGCTGCTGATATTAAATTTCTGCACGAAATTTCTCTTGACAAGCTTGGAAAAATAGCTCTTTGGTAAACGTATTTGCGCATACCGTTGTTTTGAAAGCCTGAAAAAGCTTACTGCTTGACGTACCCTTTTATTGTCTAGTACGTTGAAATGTATGTGCGGGTGAATTTTATCTCTTCTGTAAAGCTCTGCAATTGGTTATATGTAACGTGGTGGCGTCTTTGGTGTTATCAGTAATATCAGAATCATTATGAAAGTCTTATATCGATCCATTAAAGCTTTGTCaatcaatttttgaaaaactaaggtttttctacctcaggaatagattacctcagctatatttggtaaaacttttaggaatttttggtcctcaatgctcttcaacttcgtactttatttggccttttaaacattttttttattcgagcgtcactgatgagtcttatgtagacgaaacgtgcgtctggcgtaaatataaaattttaatcctggtgtctatgatgagtttatttacccaTAACTGGACCGTATTTCCTTTCCTTTTGTCCAAATTGTCAGCAGTTTATCTTGTAATGGTATAGAACAGACTAACTGCATCTTCTGCATTGAAAAACTCGGTAAGTGTGTTGTGATTCtgtacatttcaaaaactttcaacAGGTATTTCGTCTCTCGAGTAAAAGACATATCGCGAAAAGGTGTAGCAATACT
Encoded here:
- the LOC143052859 gene encoding uncharacterized protein LOC143052859, giving the protein MFKRKVPLTTFESNNENISKVPLSNIFAVNETLNVTLDIHIRNFDLTKTIELSDTIKIAEYNPVAVGMICMGILVVVFLIFAWWFLKTKSSETFDTTYTISEFPKNNQKQSSHVRGQHESESSFRLLNETNIQVSEKKLNI